CGGCTGTTTCTCGCTGTTACGATTGACCAAGGCGATGTGCAATCGCTATGGCGCCAAATTCTATTTCTACGAGGGTTGGATGGGGAAGAATTATTCCAATCCTCAGGCGGCAGTAGATTCCATGGTGTACTATTGTGACGGTATCTTCCTGTCGAACTACGTCAGCACGGCAGATTATCTCTCAACCGCGCCGGGTTATGGCAAGTGGGACAACAGGATCAAGTACCGACTCGATCAGGGATCTTCCACTTACGGCGGGATTACCAAGGCAGCCAAGAAGTTCAACAAGCTCGATTATCCGATCATCGAACTGCAATCACTCCAACAGTCGTTCCTTTTCTCGATCTATGCTACCACGGGATCTTATCGGTCCTTTTATGGAGGCTTGTATAACGACGCGAAATCGCTTTACAATGCATCAAATTCAGACGTCTTAAAGTACACCGAGCTCAGAGGTAAGAGTTTGTTTTATCACCCGTACGTATTGCAAGCACAGCCGAATTGATTCGGAGTGTACACGGACGGATCAGAAAATTCAACGTCATCGTCTGTAGTTATAAAACCGGGTGGATGTTTCCAATAGCTGGAAACATCCATCCGGTTCTTTTCTACATGCAAACAGCCGGTTTTTAGCGGGGATTCATGCGCTACCGTTACCCTAGATGACTTTTAGCATATCCGGCCCTTGCCGGCTGCCGTACATTTGCATTAGTAAAATACGCTATGAAATCCCGTTCCGACCTCGTCAAAGCCATAACACGTACGCGCGATCTGATCAAGATCACGACACAGGAAGTAGGCGAGCTATATCTTGAGTACCTGGAAACCCGTACCGAGCCCTTGCTCGAAACCGCACGACAGAAAGCCGTTTTCATCGGACAACTCAAAACCCGGGTTACCGAATTGGAGAACGCGTTCCTGACGGCCGATCATTGATTCAGGGTTTTTATTGGTTAAAGGTTTTTCGTGATAACGCATTTTCGTTACCGTTTTTTTCTCTGTGTATTCTAAGACTTACGCAACGTTTGATTGATTTTTTTCTCGTAGGTTAGGACGAATGGTGTTTTTCTTTTAATGACTGCAAAGACCCGATTGATCAGTTTGCAGGCTACGGCGTTTGCGATGACTTTGTGGTGTTTGCCCTCGGCCTTTTTCCTTTGGCAGTAGACCCTTATTTCAGGGTCGTAGATCATGGCGCTATTGGCTCCGTTGAGCAAGATTGCTTTCATCTGCTTATTTGCCATGGGATGTACCCTTGTCCTTCCCTTGGTTAATCCGGAGGAGTGTTCAAAAGGCGCCGTTCCGGCATAGCAGGCGAACTTTCGACCATCATCGAACTGAGTGAAGTTCTGGGTTATAACGAGCATCATCGTTGCAGCAATGAGTCCTATTCCCTTGACAGATTGCATCAGATCAAAATTCTGTTTGAGCTCCGGATCGGAGGCGATCACTTTTTCAATGGCCTCGTTTACTGCCTTAATGCTCTTTTCCAGCCGTTGAATGTGTTGTTCCAGATCCTCGGTAACCAGGTGATTGTCGATCACAACATTGAGCTTAGAGCGGCTCTTGAGGCTATTGACATTCTGGGTATGTTGCTGCACCAACGAGGCGCGGTAGGAGATCAGCTCTTTGAGTTGAAGGATGGATTTTTGAGGGATCACAAATGGCCGGAGCTTGTGATGATGGATCAAGGCGTAAACGCCGATTCGCTCTGCATCCGTCCGGTCACTTTTACCTCGGGTTACGCCCAGGGATTGTTGGATCTCTCTTGCCGGTATTACCGAATAGGTCATACCCTTTTCCTGTAACAGGCAACACAAAAGCAATCCGTAGTTGCCGGTGTGTTCCATGCAAAACCAGGGAGGTGATCCCGCTGGCACCTCCTTTTTCAGGCGTTTAAACATGGATTCAATTCCCTCCTGGCTGTTCTTCACCCGGAACAGACTCAAGGGTTTGGCTGAAGGGTCCACTACCAGTGCTACATCCAGCCATTGCGATGAGATGTCAATGCCAACGGTACAGACTGTTTTCATAACTTTGGTTTTAAGGTTTATTTGTCTGTACTGGAACAGGATGTGCTGCTAAAACCTTTAATAGGCCTGGATGCCTATGATTCTAACTGGCACCGCACCCTGAAAAGAGATAGAGGACTGATACACAGATTAGCCCTGAAGGCTCTAACTCTGCTTAGTTCACCTCTATCTCTTCCAGCACAGTCAGCTTGAAGTTACGAAGGCAAGTCTAAAGGTACCTCTGTGCGTACTTTGTGTCCTTCGTCGTTAAGTCCCTGATGAATCTTTGCTTCGATCAGCTAACAATTTACTCGATTCCTTTTAGGAAATTCGTGGCGTGAAAGCACCACACCCCGCCCTTTCCCGACTGGCCACCATCTATCGATCTTCCGGCGATGCCGTCGTAGCCGAAGGCATGTCGGCTTACATGAAAGGATTATTCCCCTTTGTCGGCATCAAGAAGCCGCAACGGGCGGAATTGTCGAAGCCGTTTTTTACCGAGCTGAAGAACCTGGATGCCGACACGATGCGGGCTTCGGTGCGCTGGTTGTGGAAACAACCCGAACGCGAGTTCCAGTACTTCGCGATGGAACTCTTGTGGAAGAACAAGAAAGCCTGGGACGATACCTACCTCGAACTTTTCGAAGAACTGGTCGAGTCGAAATCCTGGTGGGACACGGTGGATTTCATCGCGGCAACACTGGTCGGACATTTTCTCACGAAACATCCTAAACGTATTGCCACGACGACAAAAGCCTGGTGCGCATCCGGCAATCTGTGGCTGAACCGGACGGCGATCCTCTTCCAGCTCAAGTACAAGGACAAAACCGATTTCGCGCTGTTGCAGCGACTGATCGAACCGCATCGCGGATCGAAGGAGTTCTTTCACCAGAAGGCGATCGGCTGGAGTTTGCGGCAGTATGCTTACACCGACCCGAAGGCGGTCGTTGCTTATGTGAAACGTACCGAGCTGAAGCCTTTGAGCCGGCGGGAGGCGATGAAGCACCTTGGTTGATCCAGATATTGTTCGATCACTTCATCTTAGCACACGGAATACACGGATATCACGGATTTACACGGATCTTAATAGCTTTAGCGAAGATTAACAGGTATTCGGCTTATCTTAACCTATCATTAACCGGCATGACCTGCTGGGAGACGTAGGTTTGGTAACACCATTCCCCCTCTCATGCGTACCCGCCTGTTGTTCTCCTTTTTTCTTCTTCTGTCCTGTCTGGCATTCGCCCGGACCAATCGTACCGTATCCGGTATCCTGCACGGTTCCGACCGTCAGCCACTCGCGTATGCAACCGTGATGCTGCTGAATGCGGCCGACAGCAGTCTGGTCAAAGGCGCCATCACCGATGAACAGGGCGCTTACCGCTTCGACGACCTGCAGCCCGGCCGTTACCGTGTAAAAGCGACGCAGATTGGATTGGAAACAACGCTCTCCGCGGAGTTCGAAGTGACGGAGGCTGGCACGGAGCATCCCCTGCCCACCCTGGTCATGGGTGGTAAGTCGGTGCAACTGAAAGAGGCGACCGTATCGGGTGAGAAACCCTTTCTGGAGCACCGGGTCGATAAGATCGTCGTCAACGTGGAAAACAGTATCGTAAATGCCGGCGGCACGGCCCTCGAAATCCTCCAGAAGTCGCCCGGCGTGACGGTGGACAACAACGGCAACATCTCCCTGCGCGGCAAGCAGGGCGTACTCGTGATGATGGACGGCAAACCGACCTACCTGAGCGCCCAGGAACTTTACAACATGCTGCGTAACATGCCGGCGGATCAGCTTGCGCAGATCGAGATCATCACGAACCCCTCCGCCAAGTATGACGCTGCCGGCACGACAGGTATCGTGAATATCAAGATGCGCAAGAACCGCAACTACGGCACCAACGGCGACCTGCGCACCAGCTACGGACAGGGCCGCTACCTCGACTACGGATTCGGCGGCAGCGTCAATCACCGGAACAAGCTGTTCAACGCCTACGGCAGTTACGATTATGGCAACGGTTTCTATTTCGAGAGCACGGAGATGCAGCGGCGTTTCCGCGACGGGAACTTTGTCTCGACCTTCAAGCAGGACAACTACGACAAAGGGGAGTACATCAACCACAACTTCCGCGGCGGACTGGATGTGAGTCTTTCGCCTAAGCACACGATCGGTTTCCTGGTCCGTGGAACCTACAACACCGGCGAGAACCACAACCGGAGCGTGACCGACATCCTCAATGCTTCGGACATTCCCGATTCGGGTTACGTGACGCGGAACGATAACAACAGCGAGTGGAACAACCTCAACGGAAATTTCAACTACCGTTGGGCGATCGACAGCGCCGGGCAGGAACTCTCGGTTGATGCCGATCTGGGCCGCTTCGACAACAAGGCCGATTTCAATTTCTACACCGACCATTACGATTACCTGAACCGCAGCAACGACTGGGTCGAGCGGTCTTACAACCGGCAACCGGCCGTGATCGACATCCGGACGGCGAAAGCCGACTATGTGAAACCGATCGGGAAAAAGTCGCGCTTCGAGGCCGGGGCCAAGATCAGCGATGTGGAGACCGACAGCGACGTGCGGTTCTTCAACATCATCAACGGCGCGGACGTGGCGGACACCGGCAAGACGAATCACTTCGTGTACGAGGAGACGATCCGGGCAGGTTATGTCAACGGCACGACGGAGTTCGGAAAGATCGGCCTGCAACTCGGTCTGCGCGCGGAACAGACGATCGCGAAAGGCACCCAACAGGTGAACAATTCGACCTTCACCCGCGACTATACGCAGCTCTTCCCGACCGCTTTCCTTACTTACACCTTCAACGACACCCACCAGGTACACGTATCGTACGGGCGCCGCATCGACCGGCCGGCGTATCAGCAGCTCAATCCGTTCAAGTTCTACCTGGATCCCTATACCTACCAGGAAGGCAACCCGCTCCTGCAACCGCAACTGACGAACGCGTATGAGATCGGCTACACCTTCCTGCAACGCTATTCGATCAACCTTAATTTCAGTCGGACCAACAACGCGATGACGCAGATCACGCGGCAGATCGATTCGTTGCGGACGACCTACATCATCACGGAAAACCTGCAGACGAACGACAACCTGAGTGTGAACCTCAACCTGCCGTTCCAGCCGTTCCCCTGGTGGGAGATGAACAACAACCTGACGGTGTACAACACCCGCTTCAAGGGCCCCAGTTCGGCGGGCGAAGTGGACGTACAGCGTACGGCGGTATCCTTCAATACCAACCATGCGATCCGGTTACCGAAGGAGTGGGCGCTGGAGGTGAACGGCTATTTCAACAGCGCATCGGTCTGGGGCACCTGGATGGTGCGGCCGTACGGTAGCATGTCGATGGGCTTTCGGAAGCAGTTACTCGACGGGAAAGTGACCCTGCGCATCAACGTGAATGATCCGTTCTGGACGGACCGTATCCGGTCGACGGTGCGGATGGAGAACATCGACGCGCAGTTCAACCGCTTTTACGACAGTCGTTTCGTACGCTTCCACGTCTCCTGGAAATTCGGCAAGCAAACCGTAGCCGGCAACCGCCAACGCCGCACCGGAGCCGAAGAAGAACAGAATCGCATCCAGCGGCGATAGGCAAGTTGGTTTATTGGATCTCTGTAGAATTAGCACACAGATATTTCCGTGAGCACCCGTGCCATCCGTGTATTCCGTGTTCTAAAAACTACGAAGCACACAGAAGCCACCAGAATCATTCCACCACCACCCGTCCACTCACCCGTTCCGCTTCCGTTTCCAGGACCACGATGTACACCCCGGCGGCCGTTCCGCTGAGGTCCCATTGGCGGGTGTAGTAGGGTGGTTGGATGCTGATTTCTTCGCTGCGGAGGAGTTGGCCGGTGACTGAGTAAAGCGCCAGGCTGCCTTGCTTGCCGCGCAGGTATTGCCCGTTCACGAACAACTGCCGCCAGCCGGTATGGAAAAACAGCTTCAACTGCGCAGGCTCAAACACGGGCACCTGACTCATGCTCGTAATCAATGTATCGCAAACACTCCCCGCCAGCGGCCCCAGCTCGTAGTTGGGGTTGTTGGGAAGGCCGTGGTAGCAACGATGGCCTCCGAGGTAAAAGCTGTATGGCCGAAAATCGCACAAAGCGGCCGGCTGATTGGGGTCGTGGATCACGCTGATGTTCATGTTCTCAGGATAAAAAGTCGTATCGCAGTAGAGGTAGAAAAAACCGCAATCGTTATTATCCAGGTACTGCGACAGGTAGATCTTATTGTCAGGGCCAAGCTTCAGCATTCCCGTCTCATCAGGCAGATAAAAATTGTAGATCGTATCCATGCTTGCCTGAATATCCGGGGCCAGTAAATCGAACTGTATGAGACAGGAAATGGAATCATTGTTCCCGTACTCGACCGTGCTCAGGTAAAGTTTGGTCTCATCCGGACTAAACTCACTCGACCAAAACAACCCATTGAGCGTGGTTACCTGACGCTGATGCACAAACCGGGGGTTACTCAATATCCCGGTGCAGCGGTCAAAGTCGAAAAGTTCGATAAATTGGTTACAATCGGTTGCAACAAGTTTATTCCCACTTGGGCTAAACTTAAGCCGAAGGAGGTTCGTTTCGCTTGCCCGGCCAATTAGCTGTACAGGTTGTGGGTGGATACCATCAGGACTTATCAGATAGGTATACACTTCATCGCTCAATTGTCCAATGGTGCCTTCTTTATGTATTACCCACCAATCCCGGCCATTACCGTGTTTCACAGCAGCAAGCCCGTCATTAACGGGGAAGTTCTGCAATTGGATGTTCTTCTGAATTACACGCCCCAAGCCGCCATTATAACTCAAATCGATAAGAGAATAGTAGCATCCTGGATTAATCGCTGGTGTTATTCCTACAGAGAAAAGATAGAACTGGTTGTAATTGGATGGATTGGGTACTATAACCATTTCCTGATACCATTGATTCGAAACCAAGGTATCTCCGTTATCCATAAGTTGATGGTTACTGTTTACAACATGTCCCAGATAATACACCGTTGTTGCTGGCCAAAGTAAAGTATTGGGCGCCCCGGCATAAAAAAGTAACTGACCAATGCTGTCACAAATGCTGACGCACGTTCCTCTTGATCTTAGAATGGATTCACCTGGCATAGGATTCGATAAATCTGAAAAATCAATTGCCGCACTGTCACCAAATGCCCAGTACCGGTCGGTGAACTGAGCCCCGGCCTGGAGGGAACACACCACGAGCAAGAATAAAAGGCGGAGCGGCATGCGGGAAAGCTTGATAGCGGTATGTCAAGATACGAAATCCCGGAACCTTTGGCGAATCGCGGAATCTGATGAGGGTCAACAGGGATAGCACGCGGATCCCGCGGAGATGTGTGATTCACCTGCCTGCTTCGTAGTTTTTAGTTACACGGAGTCACGCAGAGGGCACGCAGAGTTTCCTTTAGACTTGCCTTCGTAACTTCAAGCTGACTGTGCTGGAAGAGATAGAGGTGAACTAAGCAGAGTTAGAGCCTTCAGGGCTAATCTGTGTATCAGTCCTCTATCTCTTTTCAGGGTGCGGTGCCAGTTAGAATCATAGGCATCCAGGCCTATTAAAGGTTTTAGCAGCACATCCTGTTCCAGTACAGACAAATAAACCTTAAAACCAAAGTTATGAAAACAGTCTGTACCGTTGGCATTGACATCTCATCGCAATGGCTGGATGTAGCACTGGTAGTGGACCCTTCAGCCAAACCCTTGAGTCTGTTCCGGGTGAAGAACAGCCAGGAGGGAATTGAATCCATGTTTAAACGCCTGAAAAAGGAGGTGCCAGCGGGATCACCTCCCTGGTTTTGCATGGAACACACCGGCAACTACGGATTGCTTTTGTGTTGCCTGTTACAGGAAAAGGGTATGACCTATTCGGTAATACCGGCAAGAGAGATCCAACAATCCCTGGGCGTAACCCGAGGTAAAAGTGACCGGACGGATGCAGAGCGAATCGGCGTTTACGCCTTGATCCATCATCACAAGCTCCGGCCATTTGTGATCCCTCAAAAATCCATCCTTCAACTCAAAGAGCTGATCTCCTACCGCGCCTCGTTGGTGCAGCAACATACCCAGAATGTCAATAGCCTCAAGAGCCGCTCTAAGCTCAATGTTGTGATCGACAATCACCTGGTTACCGAGGATCTGGAACAACACATTCAACGGCTGGAAAAGAGCATTAAGGCAGTAAACGAGGCCATTGAAAAAGTGATCGCCTCCGATCCGGAGCTCAAACAGAATTTTGATCTGATGCAATCTGTCAAGGGAATAGGACTCATTGCTGCAACGATGATGCTCGTTATAACCCAGAACTTCACTCAGTTCGATGATGGTCGAAAGTTCGCCTGCTATGCCGGAACGGCGCCTTTTGAACACTCCTCCGGATTAACCAAGGGAAGGACAAGGGTACATCCCATGGCAAATAAGCAGATGAAAGCAATCTTGCTCAACGGAGCCAATAGCGCCATGATCTACGACCCTGAAATAAGGGTCTACTGCCAAAGGAAAAAGGCCGAGGGCAAACACCACAAAGTCATCGCAAACGCCGTAGCCTGCAAACTGATCAATCGGGTCTTTGCAGTCATTAAAAGAAAAACACCATTCGTCCTAACCTACGAGAAAAAAATCAATCAAACGTTGCGTAAGTCTTAGAATACACAGAGCTCGATCTCTGTGCTCCTCCGTGCATTCCTCTGTGTCCCCCGTGGTTCATAGCCTAGACTATCCGACAGTGGTCAAAAAGTAACAGCACGCGGATCCCGCGGATGTTGCGGATTTGCGCGGATCTATTTTCCGCGAGCTTCCGCCTTATCAGCGGTATCCGCGTTCCATCATGAATAAGGCACTGGCGGAACTATCATCGCTCTCCCAGCTTCGCGAGGGAGCCTTTGAGGTGGTTGATGACGTTCACTTCGACGGCGTCGATGGCTTTGCGGTCGGCGAGGTAGCAGGAGACCCAGTCGGTGAGGTGCACCAGGTAGAGCGAACGCTCCAACATCGAGTCGCCCCGCGACCAGATCTCGCGGATGTGCGGGGTGCGTTGCGCGATGATCTCCTTGTTGATCTCGATGCGCGCCTGAGAACGGTAGTAGTCGGTGCTGTTGCGCAGGATCACGACGGCACACTCTTCGTGTTGTTCGGCCCAGCCCACCAGTTCGTTGTGGTTCATCTCGGGGATGATGTGGTGCCAGCAGAGCATCTTGGAGTTCTCGTTGATCTGCTGCCGGAAGCGCGTGGCCACGCCGTTGTAACCGTCGACCGCGTAGATCACCGGCAGTTTGCCGAAAAGAAAATCGGTGACTTCCTGCGCCTCGGACTTGATGGCCGCTTCTTCCATACGCATCCGGTCGATCGAAGCCCGGAGCTGCGCGACGAACGCGCCGCTGATGAGTCCTTTCTTATGCAGGATGAAAAAGAGCTGCGTGAGCGAATAACCGAGACACGAACGTGGCGGGTTGCCGCCGGGGATAAGGACAAGGTCGAGCCTGTGCTCGCGTGCGCGTTCGGCTACGCTGCCGCCCGAGGTGATGCAACTGATCTGCGCGCCTTTCTCCAGCGCGACGTCCATGGCCTGCAGGGTCTCTTCGGTATTACCCGAATACGACGACACGATCACCAACGTCTCCGGTCCGGTGAAAGCCGGCAGGAAATAATCCTTGTTGACGGTGACGGGTACCGGACATTCGTTCGCGATAATCTCGGACACGATGGTGCCGCCGATACCCGAACCGCCCAGTCCGGTGATGATGACATTGCGGATGGGGCGAATGGGACGGGAAATGCTGGCTTGTTCGCCAATGCGCAGGGCTTCTTCCAACTGCTCGGGGAATCGCTGTACGAGATCTTTCATGACTATTAATGGAGTCCGGCGTATACGGCCGCAAAGGTAGGGGGTTACCGATTCCGGGCCGAACGCGCGTTGCGTGGACTTGTTGCAATTTATTGATTCTGTATCGATTAACGTTTTGAGCCATCCGGCCTGAACCGCTATCTTTGCGAAAATTTCGCAGCATGGAATTGCACGAGCAGGAACAGATCCGCCGCCAGAAGTTGGACGAACTCCAAAAACACGGCTACCAGGCCTATCCGGCCGACGCCTGGCCGGTCACTGTCAGCGCCCGCCAGATCCTCGACGGCTTCGACGCCAACCCCGACGGTTTCAAGGAGCTGAGCTATGCCGGCCGGATCATGAGCGTACGCGACATGGGCAAGGCCCTGTTCGCGGTGCTTCAGGACGCCTCCGGACGCATCCAGATCTACGTCCGCCGCGACGACATCTGTCCGGGCGAGGATAAATCGGATTACGATTTCCTGGTGAAGAAGATGCTCGACATCGGCGACATCATCGGGATCAAGGGCTTCGTATTCCGCACGAAGATGGGCGAGATCACCATCCACGCCACCGCCGTCAAGTTGCTTTCCAAGTCACTGCGTCCGTTGCCGATCGTGAAGCAGGACGCCGACGGCAATGTGCACGACGCCTTTACCGATCCGGAGCAGCGCTACCGGATGCGGTACGTGGACCTGATCGTGAACCCGCAGGTGCGCGAGACATTTGTGAAGCGTACGCAACTGGTCAACTCGATGCGTTCGTTCCTGAACACCCGCGGCTACCTCGAGGTGGAGACGCCGATCCTGCAACCGCTCTACGGCGGCGCGGCGGCGCGTCCGTTCAAGACGCACCACAACACGCTCGACATGACGCTCTACCTGCGCATCGCGAACGAGTTGTACCTCAAGCGCCTCATCGTGGGCGGCTACGACGGGGTGTACGAGTTCTCGAAGGACTTCCGGAACGAAGGCATGAGCCGGTTCCACAACCCGGAGTTCACCCAGATGGAACTCTACGTCGCTTACCAGGACTACGAATGGATGATGAACCTGGTGGAAGAGATGGTCGAGAAGATCGCACTCGACCTACACGGCAAGACCGAGGTGCAGGTGGGTGAACACGTGATCAACTTCCAACGGCCCTGGAAGCGTTATACGATGTACGGCGCGATCGCGCACTATACCGGCATCGACATCTCCGGGATGGACGAAGCCGAACTGCGAAAGACGGCGCGGAGCATCGGCATTCATGTGGACGATACGATGGGCCGCGGTAAGCTGATTGACGAGATGTTCGGAGAGAAAGTTGAAGCGCACCTGATCCAGCCGACCTTCATCACCGACTATCCGCTGGAGATGAGTCCGCTCGCGAAGCAGCACCGCTCCAAGCCGGGGCTGGTGGAGCGCTTCGAGGCGATCTGCAACGGCAAGGAGATCTGCAACGCCTTCTCCGAGCTCAACGATCCGCTCGACCAGCGCAAGCGCTTCGAGGACCAGCTCGAACTCGGCAAGCGCGGCGACGAAGAAGCCATGCAGCTCGACGAAGACTTCCTGCGCGCGCTCGAGTTCGGCATGCCGCCTACGGCAGGCCTGGGTATCGGCATCGACCGCCTGAGCATGATCATGACGAACAGTCATTCGATCCAGGACGTGCTCTTCTTCCCGGCC
This genomic stretch from Bacteroidota bacterium harbors:
- a CDS encoding IS110 family transposase is translated as MKTVCTVGIDISSQWLDVALVVDPSAKPLSLFRVKNSQEGIESMFKRLKKEVPAGSPPWFCMEHTGNYGLLLCCLLQEKGMTYSVIPAREIQQSLGVTRGKSDRTDAERIGVYALIHHHKLRPFVIPQKSILQLKELISYRASLVQQHTQNVNSLKSRSKLNVVIDNHLVTEDLEQHIQRLEKSIKAVNEAIEKVIASDPELKQNFDLMQSVKGIGLIAATMMLVITQNFTQFDDGRKFACYAGTAPFEHSSGLTKGRTRVHPMANKQMKAILLNGANSAMIYDPEIRVYCQRKKAEGKHHKVIANAVACKLINRVFAVIKRKTPFVLTYEKKINQTLRKS
- a CDS encoding DNA alkylation repair protein; translation: MSAYMKGLFPFVGIKKPQRAELSKPFFTELKNLDADTMRASVRWLWKQPEREFQYFAMELLWKNKKAWDDTYLELFEELVESKSWWDTVDFIAATLVGHFLTKHPKRIATTTKAWCASGNLWLNRTAILFQLKYKDKTDFALLQRLIEPHRGSKEFFHQKAIGWSLRQYAYTDPKAVVAYVKRTELKPLSRREAMKHLG
- a CDS encoding TonB-dependent receptor; translated protein: MRTRLLFSFFLLLSCLAFARTNRTVSGILHGSDRQPLAYATVMLLNAADSSLVKGAITDEQGAYRFDDLQPGRYRVKATQIGLETTLSAEFEVTEAGTEHPLPTLVMGGKSVQLKEATVSGEKPFLEHRVDKIVVNVENSIVNAGGTALEILQKSPGVTVDNNGNISLRGKQGVLVMMDGKPTYLSAQELYNMLRNMPADQLAQIEIITNPSAKYDAAGTTGIVNIKMRKNRNYGTNGDLRTSYGQGRYLDYGFGGSVNHRNKLFNAYGSYDYGNGFYFESTEMQRRFRDGNFVSTFKQDNYDKGEYINHNFRGGLDVSLSPKHTIGFLVRGTYNTGENHNRSVTDILNASDIPDSGYVTRNDNNSEWNNLNGNFNYRWAIDSAGQELSVDADLGRFDNKADFNFYTDHYDYLNRSNDWVERSYNRQPAVIDIRTAKADYVKPIGKKSRFEAGAKISDVETDSDVRFFNIINGADVADTGKTNHFVYEETIRAGYVNGTTEFGKIGLQLGLRAEQTIAKGTQQVNNSTFTRDYTQLFPTAFLTYTFNDTHQVHVSYGRRIDRPAYQQLNPFKFYLDPYTYQEGNPLLQPQLTNAYEIGYTFLQRYSINLNFSRTNNAMTQITRQIDSLRTTYIITENLQTNDNLSVNLNLPFQPFPWWEMNNNLTVYNTRFKGPSSAGEVDVQRTAVSFNTNHAIRLPKEWALEVNGYFNSASVWGTWMVRPYGSMSMGFRKQLLDGKVTLRINVNDPFWTDRIRSTVRMENIDAQFNRFYDSRFVRFHVSWKFGKQTVAGNRQRRTGAEEEQNRIQRR
- a CDS encoding T9SS type A sorting domain-containing protein — its product is MHQRQVTTLNGLFWSSEFSPDETKLYLSTVEYGNNDSISCLIQFDLLAPDIQASMDTIYNFYLPDETGMLKLGPDNKIYLSQYLDNNDCGFFYLYCDTTFYPENMNISVIHDPNQPAALCDFRPYSFYLGGHRCYHGLPNNPNYELGPLAGSVCDTLITSMSQVPVFEPAQLKLFFHTGWRQLFVNGQYLRGKQGSLALYSVTGQLLRSEEISIQPPYYTRQWDLSGTAAGVYIVVLETEAERVSGRVVVE
- a CDS encoding bifunctional phosphoglucose/phosphomannose isomerase, whose translation is MKDLVQRFPEQLEEALRIGEQASISRPIRPIRNVIITGLGGSGIGGTIVSEIIANECPVPVTVNKDYFLPAFTGPETLVIVSSYSGNTEETLQAMDVALEKGAQISCITSGGSVAERAREHRLDLVLIPGGNPPRSCLGYSLTQLFFILHKKGLISGAFVAQLRASIDRMRMEEAAIKSEAQEVTDFLFGKLPVIYAVDGYNGVATRFRQQINENSKMLCWHHIIPEMNHNELVGWAEQHEECAVVILRNSTDYYRSQARIEINKEIIAQRTPHIREIWSRGDSMLERSLYLVHLTDWVSCYLADRKAIDAVEVNVINHLKGSLAKLGER
- the lysS gene encoding lysine--tRNA ligase, with product MELHEQEQIRRQKLDELQKHGYQAYPADAWPVTVSARQILDGFDANPDGFKELSYAGRIMSVRDMGKALFAVLQDASGRIQIYVRRDDICPGEDKSDYDFLVKKMLDIGDIIGIKGFVFRTKMGEITIHATAVKLLSKSLRPLPIVKQDADGNVHDAFTDPEQRYRMRYVDLIVNPQVRETFVKRTQLVNSMRSFLNTRGYLEVETPILQPLYGGAAARPFKTHHNTLDMTLYLRIANELYLKRLIVGGYDGVYEFSKDFRNEGMSRFHNPEFTQMELYVAYQDYEWMMNLVEEMVEKIALDLHGKTEVQVGEHVINFQRPWKRYTMYGAIAHYTGIDISGMDEAELRKTARSIGIHVDDTMGRGKLIDEMFGEKVEAHLIQPTFITDYPLEMSPLAKQHRSKPGLVERFEAICNGKEICNAFSELNDPLDQRKRFEDQLELGKRGDEEAMQLDEDFLRALEFGMPPTAGLGIGIDRLSMIMTNSHSIQDVLFFPAMRPEKKEAPAEGAEAVSS